One window of Misgurnus anguillicaudatus chromosome 13, ASM2758022v2, whole genome shotgun sequence genomic DNA carries:
- the tp53inp2b gene encoding tumor protein p53-inducible nuclear protein 2 isoform X2 yields the protein MFQRLSDLFFGSVEQVTPELSGPKPSVTEADEEGWLLVNLPEGATAEASPMEDLLIEHPSMSVYVSPGHLPAMEESAISLAGSVSRMSESALPVTRSSMPTRVTHGAGALTKITKVSRVQRAKARTERRHLGRNLMQRQNRAREQVQRRATHTRNSFLHQPCQRNFCH from the exons ATGTTTCAGCGGCTCAGCGATCTGTTCTTCGGAAGCGTGGAGCAAGTTACTCCAGAGCTGAGTGGACCAAAGCCCTCTGTGACTGAGGCTGATGAAGAAGGATGGCTTCTAGTCAACCTGCCAG AGGGAGCCACAGCGGAGGCCAGCCCCATGGAGGACCTTCTCATCGAGCACCCCAGCATGTCTGTCTACGTCTCACCTGGCCATCTCCCTGCAATGGAGGAGAGTGCCATCAGCTTAGCTGGGAGTGTGAG CAGGATGTCTGAATCGGCACTTCCCGTTACCAGGAGCAGCATGCCCACACGGGTGACACACGGAGCAGGCGCCCTGACTAAAATCACCAAGGTCTCCAGGGTTCAGAGGGCCAAAGCTCGCACTGAGCGTCGCCATCTGGGACGCAATCTCATGCAGCGCCAAAACCGTGCGCGTGAACAGGTCCAACGCCGTGCAACCCACACCCGCAACTCCTTCCTGCACCAACCGTGCCAGCGCAACTTCTGCCACTGA
- the tp53inp2b gene encoding tumor protein p53-inducible nuclear protein 2 isoform X1: MFQRLSDLFFGSVEQVTPELSGPKPSVTEADEEGWLLVNLPGENGPKAESVAHAHPHSECHTSKICGSSPHTCKKRRTRVARVQAGHPTSPSIYSSGPVPLCHLESVEVNVVLSKQGSCSDCSMDESWFVTPPPCFTAEGATAEASPMEDLLIEHPSMSVYVSPGHLPAMEESAISLAGSVSRMSESALPVTRSSMPTRVTHGAGALTKITKVSRVQRAKARTERRHLGRNLMQRQNRAREQVQRRATHTRNSFLHQPCQRNFCH, encoded by the exons ATGTTTCAGCGGCTCAGCGATCTGTTCTTCGGAAGCGTGGAGCAAGTTACTCCAGAGCTGAGTGGACCAAAGCCCTCTGTGACTGAGGCTGATGAAGAAGGATGGCTTCTAGTCAACCTGCCAG GCGAGAATGGGCCAAAGGCAGAATCAGTAGCACATGCCCATCCTCACAGTGAATGTCATACATCTAAAATATGTGGCTCATCACCTCATACCTGCAAAAAACGCAGAACTAGAGTGGCCAGGGTACAGGCAGGACATCCCACTTCCCCTTCCATATACTCTTCTGGCCCCGTTCCCTTGTGTCACCTTGAATCAGTAGAAGTGAATGTGGTGTTAAGCAAGCAGGGCTCCTGTAGTGACTGCAGCATGGATGAGAGCTGGTTTGTCACCCCTCCACCCTGTTTTACTGCAGAGGGAGCCACAGCGGAGGCCAGCCCCATGGAGGACCTTCTCATCGAGCACCCCAGCATGTCTGTCTACGTCTCACCTGGCCATCTCCCTGCAATGGAGGAGAGTGCCATCAGCTTAGCTGGGAGTGTGAG CAGGATGTCTGAATCGGCACTTCCCGTTACCAGGAGCAGCATGCCCACACGGGTGACACACGGAGCAGGCGCCCTGACTAAAATCACCAAGGTCTCCAGGGTTCAGAGGGCCAAAGCTCGCACTGAGCGTCGCCATCTGGGACGCAATCTCATGCAGCGCCAAAACCGTGCGCGTGAACAGGTCCAACGCCGTGCAACCCACACCCGCAACTCCTTCCTGCACCAACCGTGCCAGCGCAACTTCTGCCACTGA